A region of Myxococcus stipitatus DSM 14675 DNA encodes the following proteins:
- a CDS encoding diaminopimelate decarboxylase, translated as MSLKSRFVGTAKRQMKQTLRPVLQRAMAPARTEIPASYWGLEREPSQGLTLEGVPLKELVERWGSPLHVVHLAALRRNAERFQAVPPGCTAGCEVFYSYKTNPVPGVLSVLHGMGVGAEIISAYELWLALKLGVPADRIVYNGPVKSEASVREAISQGIQLLAANHAEELGSFARIAAEVGKRPRVAVRVSTDSGWAAQFGTPIAGGAALRAYAQARASANLDVVGLHAHRGATIRTEGEFTGFVEAVLAFTDTLHLELGLDLEVLDLGGSLCTPSVEHIAERDWRLNLTFFRDVPAPDPAQALGISRYVSLAVEMVESHYARQGRQRPRIFLEPGRAMTGDTQLLLGRVHTLKSGEDRTWAVLDMGVNHAECVRNEYHQLFHVDRPDAPASRVYTVVGPICTPGDTLYHAKRLPDLVPGDTLAIMDAGAYFVPFATSFSYPQPAIIALEEDGTDRLLRRAETFEDQVALDAVDPVQVNRAQQNKTEAA; from the coding sequence ATGAGTCTCAAGAGTCGTTTCGTCGGAACCGCCAAGCGGCAGATGAAGCAGACGCTGCGGCCCGTGCTCCAGCGGGCCATGGCGCCCGCGCGCACGGAGATTCCCGCCTCGTACTGGGGCCTGGAGCGAGAGCCCTCCCAGGGCCTGACGCTGGAGGGCGTGCCGCTCAAGGAGTTGGTGGAGCGCTGGGGGTCGCCGCTGCACGTGGTGCACCTGGCGGCGCTGCGCCGCAACGCGGAGCGCTTCCAGGCGGTGCCGCCGGGGTGCACGGCCGGCTGCGAGGTCTTCTACTCGTACAAGACGAACCCGGTGCCCGGGGTGCTCTCCGTGCTGCACGGGATGGGCGTGGGCGCCGAGATCATCTCCGCCTATGAGCTGTGGCTGGCGCTGAAGCTGGGCGTGCCCGCGGACCGCATCGTCTACAACGGCCCGGTGAAGTCGGAGGCCTCCGTGCGCGAGGCCATCAGCCAGGGCATCCAGCTGCTGGCCGCCAACCACGCGGAGGAGCTGGGCAGCTTCGCGCGCATCGCCGCGGAGGTGGGCAAGCGGCCTCGCGTGGCGGTGCGGGTGAGCACGGACAGCGGCTGGGCGGCGCAGTTCGGCACGCCCATCGCGGGAGGCGCGGCGCTCCGGGCGTACGCGCAGGCGCGGGCCTCCGCGAACCTGGACGTCGTGGGCCTGCACGCGCACCGGGGCGCCACCATCCGCACCGAGGGCGAGTTCACCGGCTTCGTCGAAGCAGTGCTGGCCTTCACGGACACGCTGCACCTGGAGCTGGGGCTGGACCTGGAGGTGCTGGATCTGGGCGGCAGCCTCTGCACGCCCTCGGTGGAGCACATCGCCGAGCGCGACTGGCGGCTCAACCTCACCTTCTTCCGCGACGTGCCCGCACCGGACCCCGCCCAGGCGCTGGGCATCTCCCGGTATGTCTCGCTCGCGGTGGAGATGGTGGAGTCGCACTACGCGCGCCAAGGGCGCCAGCGGCCTCGCATCTTCCTGGAGCCGGGCCGCGCCATGACGGGCGACACGCAGCTGCTCCTGGGACGCGTGCACACGCTCAAGTCGGGTGAGGACCGGACGTGGGCCGTCCTCGACATGGGCGTCAACCATGCCGAGTGCGTGCGCAACGAGTACCACCAGCTCTTCCACGTGGACCGGCCGGACGCGCCGGCCTCGCGCGTGTACACGGTGGTGGGCCCCATCTGCACGCCAGGGGACACGCTGTACCACGCCAAGCGCCTGCCGGACCTCGTGCCGGGCGACACGCTGGCCATCATGGACGCGGGCGCGTACTTCGTGCCGTTCGCCACGTCGTTCTCGTATCCCCAGCCCGCCATCATCGCGCTGGAGGAGGACGGCACGGACCGGCTCCTGCGACGGGCGGAGACGTTCGAGGACCAGGTGGCGCTCGACGCGGTGGACCCGGTGCAGGTGAACCGGGCCCAGCAGAACAAGACCGAGGCCGCGTGA
- a CDS encoding class I SAM-dependent methyltransferase: MSTLDAKTRGRTSPGRLRALDAYLCRFEPGLLTRTDGPWAHGVFVDVGFGEHPWTTLESAEAFRSLHPELSVVGVELDAARAQAAHVHAGPRTHFRQGGFELPLTADEPARLVRAMNVLRQGPVERVPEVHHTLGRFLLPSGLLVEGSADPEGAVLTAHLLRRPADSADLPPTREALLFHTTFRHGFAPWQFRDWLPRDLRRRVRPGEPMHAFFESWNQVWQHARDTGYTLPADAFRESVTRLATRVSGVVVDSWLLDSGYLVWRPDGGVPP, from the coding sequence ATGTCCACGCTCGACGCGAAGACACGGGGGCGCACCTCTCCGGGGCGCCTGCGCGCACTGGATGCCTACCTGTGCCGCTTCGAGCCCGGCCTGCTCACGCGCACCGATGGCCCCTGGGCCCACGGTGTCTTCGTCGACGTGGGCTTCGGCGAGCACCCCTGGACCACACTGGAGAGCGCGGAGGCGTTCCGCTCGCTCCACCCGGAGCTCTCCGTGGTCGGCGTGGAGCTGGACGCCGCACGAGCCCAGGCCGCGCACGTCCACGCGGGGCCTCGCACCCACTTCCGCCAGGGCGGCTTCGAGCTTCCGCTCACGGCGGATGAACCCGCCCGTCTCGTGCGGGCCATGAACGTGCTGCGTCAGGGCCCCGTCGAGCGTGTCCCCGAGGTCCACCACACCCTTGGCCGTTTCCTCCTTCCCTCAGGATTGCTCGTCGAGGGCAGCGCCGACCCGGAGGGCGCGGTGCTCACCGCGCACCTGCTGCGTCGACCCGCCGACAGCGCGGACCTCCCACCCACGCGCGAAGCCCTGCTGTTCCACACCACCTTCCGCCACGGCTTCGCCCCCTGGCAGTTCCGCGACTGGCTCCCAAGAGATCTCCGCCGCCGCGTGCGCCCTGGAGAGCCGATGCACGCCTTCTTCGAGTCGTGGAACCAGGTCTGGCAACACGCCCGTGACACCGGTTACACCCTCCCCGCCGACGCCTTCCGCGAGTCCGTCACCCGCCTGGCCACGCGGGTGAGCGGGGTGGTGGTGGACTCCTGGCTGCTCGACTCGGGCTACCTCGTGTGGAGGCCCGACGGCGGCGTCCCTCCCTGA
- a CDS encoding glycosyltransferase family 2 protein, with protein sequence MSAIDVSVVMPTHRREKEVVEAIRSVLRQEGVQVEVIVLDDTPEGTARAPVEALGDARVRYVVNDPPSKGRPAVVRNHGVSLAKGRYLHFLDDDDMLADGALHAMVSSLDARPQAGVAVGWVVPFGDDADWLKDKSDYFQWAAKVGASTPSSLWTVAHILFRGTLYVNSACMIRREHFAALGGFDASIPVYEDVDFYLRGIRAYGHVYVDRPILHYRTGRPSLMHNLGKDGTLVMQSNDMIHGKYRKTNGMLEYRLLQLCMRAFPFGLAKRLPTLWLPKPGRVP encoded by the coding sequence ATGTCCGCAATCGATGTCTCCGTGGTGATGCCCACCCACCGGAGAGAAAAGGAAGTGGTGGAGGCCATCCGCTCGGTGCTCCGCCAAGAGGGGGTCCAGGTGGAGGTCATCGTCCTGGACGACACGCCAGAGGGCACCGCGCGAGCACCGGTGGAGGCGCTGGGTGACGCTCGCGTGCGCTACGTGGTGAACGACCCGCCGTCCAAGGGCCGCCCCGCGGTGGTGCGCAACCACGGCGTGTCGCTGGCCAAGGGGCGCTACCTGCACTTCCTGGACGACGACGACATGCTCGCGGACGGGGCGCTGCACGCCATGGTGAGCTCGCTGGACGCGCGGCCCCAGGCGGGCGTGGCGGTGGGCTGGGTGGTGCCGTTCGGCGACGACGCGGACTGGCTCAAGGACAAGAGCGACTACTTCCAGTGGGCCGCCAAGGTGGGCGCCAGCACGCCCAGCAGCCTGTGGACGGTGGCGCACATCCTCTTCCGCGGCACGCTGTATGTGAATTCGGCGTGCATGATTCGCCGCGAGCACTTCGCGGCGCTGGGCGGCTTCGACGCCAGCATCCCCGTCTACGAGGACGTGGACTTCTACCTGCGCGGCATCCGCGCCTACGGCCACGTCTACGTCGACCGGCCCATCCTCCACTACCGCACCGGCCGGCCGTCGCTGATGCACAACCTGGGCAAGGACGGCACGCTGGTGATGCAGTCCAACGACATGATTCACGGCAAGTACCGCAAGACGAACGGCATGCTCGAGTACCGGCTGCTGCAGCTGTGCATGCGGGCGTTTCCCTTCGGCCTCGCCAAGCGTCTGCCGACCTTGTGGTTGCCGAAGCCGGGCCGGGTGCCATGA
- a CDS encoding glycosyltransferase → MLVPVPREAAKDTRDSRPKRVLFTLVFLGSGGIERSVCNVMAGLDPRRFATRLFFHHRPPPGREDRLPRNAQVSWATDSYDYHRQNLPLYLWHLLRHAREADVIVAGQEGRAALLACLAGRLLGKPVVGMIHFDWGAFHREQPRRQLWGLRLLYPRMQRIIACGQDTARSFQALVPVPDGQLQVIPNFVDGDVVRAAAEAPLPDWAPPVFEKPVVIAVGRLEPQKGFDVLIRGHALARQRGVDHHLLILGVGSLEVELKALARSLGVESTVFMPGFVANPHALMRRSAVFALSSRFEGLPMVLLEALALGCPVVSTDCPSGPAEVLEHGRHGVMVPVEDAQALSEALGRAVSDEVHRQDLSRRARARAEDLSAARALEAWDSLLSSL, encoded by the coding sequence ATGCTGGTACCTGTGCCGCGAGAAGCCGCGAAAGACACCCGAGACTCCCGCCCCAAGCGCGTCCTTTTTACGCTGGTTTTCCTGGGTTCAGGGGGAATCGAGCGCTCGGTGTGCAACGTGATGGCGGGCTTGGACCCCCGGCGTTTCGCCACGCGGTTGTTCTTCCACCACCGGCCGCCACCGGGGCGGGAGGACCGGCTGCCTCGGAATGCCCAGGTCTCCTGGGCCACGGACTCCTACGACTACCACCGGCAGAACCTGCCGCTGTACCTCTGGCACCTGCTGCGCCACGCGCGCGAGGCCGACGTCATCGTCGCGGGCCAGGAGGGGCGCGCGGCGCTGCTGGCGTGTCTGGCGGGGCGACTGCTCGGCAAGCCCGTGGTCGGGATGATCCACTTCGACTGGGGCGCGTTCCATCGCGAGCAGCCCCGCCGCCAGCTCTGGGGCTTGCGTCTTCTCTACCCGCGCATGCAGCGCATCATCGCCTGTGGGCAGGACACGGCGCGCTCCTTCCAGGCCCTGGTGCCGGTGCCTGACGGACAGCTCCAGGTCATCCCCAACTTCGTGGACGGCGACGTCGTGCGCGCCGCCGCCGAGGCGCCTCTGCCTGACTGGGCGCCCCCCGTCTTCGAGAAACCCGTCGTCATCGCGGTGGGACGCCTGGAGCCCCAGAAGGGCTTCGATGTCCTCATCCGCGGCCACGCCCTGGCCCGCCAGCGCGGCGTGGACCACCACCTGCTCATCCTCGGGGTGGGCTCGTTGGAGGTCGAACTGAAGGCCCTGGCGCGCTCGTTGGGGGTGGAGTCCACGGTCTTCATGCCGGGGTTCGTGGCCAATCCGCATGCGCTGATGCGCAGGTCAGCGGTGTTCGCGCTGTCCTCGCGGTTCGAGGGCCTGCCCATGGTGCTGCTGGAGGCGCTCGCGCTGGGGTGTCCGGTGGTCAGCACGGACTGCCCGTCGGGGCCGGCGGAGGTGCTGGAGCATGGCCGGCATGGGGTGATGGTGCCGGTGGAGGACGCCCAGGCGCTGTCCGAGGCGCTGGGGCGTGCGGTCTCGGACGAGGTGCACCGCCAGGACCTCTCCCGCCGGGCGCGGGCGCGGGCGGAGGACCTGTCCGCGGCCAGGGCGCTGGAGGCATGGGACTCCCTGCTGTCCTCCCTCTGA
- a CDS encoding carbamoyl-phosphate synthase — translation MKRHILSLLTAGLAAGTAMLASTQASAVMARAQAPVRGPSSRSRRAEDVERLETPQVEAEHVKVEQAVRGREEHRPPVLLFSASFYGTLAAARCFGRNGIDVAVADPGKLGPASWSRFVGRRVQCPPESQPEAFLAWLLDFGRSEPRRHVLYPTSDELAWLVSVHAEELSKYFHLYDPGVEAVYGLLNKRKLFEAGQQAGLTLPRTWFPESEADLEAISREARFPVLIKPTTQILYSTHRKGLPVAEPSQLVEEYRAFARDGYAPMLVDFDPAVARPMVQEFHPEAAQGIYSLSGFVDETGDVFEVRGAMKVLQRPRRLGVGVCFESAPVRQDLADGLKRLCQKLGYHGVFEVEFIQTKDSFLLIDFNPRYYGQMGFDIARGLPLPLMAYHAAVGDSDALGDVVAAARAWKGKGEVFCNRIALEMLLNLQRLSGALPADEARQWRRWLQSHRDVAVDPLIDSDDMMPSAVEVAQIVYGSARHPRAFLRMMVLNR, via the coding sequence ATGAAACGACACATTCTCTCACTCCTCACCGCCGGGCTTGCCGCGGGCACCGCGATGCTCGCTTCGACGCAGGCCTCCGCCGTCATGGCGAGGGCCCAGGCCCCGGTGCGAGGACCGTCCTCGCGCTCGCGCAGGGCCGAGGATGTGGAAAGACTGGAGACACCACAGGTGGAGGCAGAACACGTGAAGGTGGAGCAGGCGGTGCGCGGGCGCGAGGAACATCGTCCGCCGGTGCTGCTCTTCTCCGCGAGCTTCTATGGCACGCTCGCCGCCGCGCGCTGCTTCGGGCGCAATGGAATCGACGTCGCCGTGGCGGACCCCGGGAAGCTGGGCCCCGCGAGCTGGTCCCGCTTCGTCGGGCGCCGCGTGCAGTGCCCTCCCGAGTCCCAGCCCGAGGCCTTCCTCGCGTGGCTGCTGGACTTCGGCAGGAGCGAGCCGCGCCGGCACGTGCTGTACCCCACGAGCGACGAGCTGGCGTGGCTCGTCTCCGTCCACGCCGAGGAGCTCTCCAAGTACTTCCACCTCTATGACCCCGGCGTGGAGGCGGTCTACGGGCTGCTCAACAAGCGCAAGCTCTTCGAGGCGGGCCAGCAGGCCGGCCTGACGCTGCCGCGCACCTGGTTCCCCGAGTCGGAGGCGGACCTGGAGGCCATCTCCCGCGAGGCCCGCTTCCCGGTCCTCATCAAGCCGACGACGCAGATCCTCTACTCCACGCACAGGAAGGGCCTGCCCGTCGCGGAGCCCTCGCAGCTCGTCGAGGAGTACCGCGCCTTCGCCCGCGATGGGTACGCGCCCATGCTGGTGGACTTCGACCCGGCCGTCGCGCGCCCCATGGTGCAGGAGTTCCATCCGGAGGCCGCCCAGGGCATCTACAGCCTGTCGGGCTTCGTGGACGAGACGGGCGACGTGTTCGAGGTGCGCGGCGCCATGAAGGTGCTCCAGCGTCCGCGCCGGCTGGGCGTGGGCGTCTGCTTCGAGTCCGCGCCCGTGCGCCAGGACCTGGCGGACGGCCTCAAGCGCCTGTGCCAGAAGCTGGGCTACCACGGCGTGTTCGAGGTGGAGTTCATCCAGACGAAGGATTCGTTCCTCCTCATCGACTTCAACCCCCGCTACTACGGGCAGATGGGCTTCGACATCGCCCGGGGCCTGCCGCTGCCGCTCATGGCGTACCACGCGGCGGTGGGGGATTCGGACGCGCTCGGGGACGTGGTGGCGGCCGCGCGCGCGTGGAAGGGCAAGGGCGAGGTGTTCTGCAACCGCATCGCCCTGGAGATGCTGCTCAACCTCCAGCGGCTGTCGGGCGCGCTCCCCGCGGACGAGGCCCGTCAGTGGCGCCGCTGGCTGCAGTCCCACCGGGACGTGGCGGTGGACCCGCTCATCGACTCGGATGACATGATGCCTTCGGCGGTGGAGGTGGCGCAGATTGTCTACGGCTCCGCGCGCCACCCCCGTGCCTTCCTCCGGATGATGGTGCTCAACCGGTAG
- a CDS encoding alpha/beta hydrolase codes for MLAPTLAMLMVGGVLTWRGHRIGQGLLHPPHVPVERPVAGEELTGLEDVSFTSAEGLALRGWYVPSRNRAAVVLVHGFAGNRAQLLFEARALARAGYGVLLFDLRAHGESGGDRVTWGDAERRDVVAALDFVSHRQDVDPAKLGLFGFSMGGTTSLLVAESDPRVKAVAAAGAYPALEADVYSGYGRWGALSAEPVLWTLRGAGVDVDAVRPIDGMCRLQGRPLLLVNGDVDPDAPSKLQASLFRAACEPKSLWVVPGAGHGEYSRVAPEEYARRLREHFDRALLGAS; via the coding sequence TTGCTGGCGCCGACGCTGGCCATGCTCATGGTGGGCGGTGTGTTGACCTGGCGCGGTCATCGTATCGGCCAGGGGTTGCTTCATCCTCCGCACGTGCCAGTGGAGCGGCCCGTCGCGGGGGAAGAACTCACGGGATTGGAGGACGTGAGCTTCACCAGCGCGGAGGGCCTCGCGCTGCGCGGCTGGTACGTGCCGTCGCGCAACCGCGCCGCGGTGGTGCTGGTGCATGGCTTCGCGGGCAACCGCGCGCAGCTCCTGTTCGAGGCCCGCGCGCTGGCTCGCGCCGGCTACGGCGTGCTGCTGTTCGACCTGCGCGCGCATGGGGAGAGCGGTGGAGACCGCGTGACGTGGGGCGACGCCGAGCGGCGCGACGTGGTGGCCGCGCTGGACTTCGTCTCCCACCGCCAGGACGTGGACCCGGCGAAGCTGGGGCTCTTCGGCTTCTCCATGGGCGGCACCACGTCGCTGCTCGTGGCCGAGTCGGACCCGCGCGTGAAGGCCGTGGCCGCGGCGGGCGCGTATCCCGCGCTGGAGGCGGACGTGTACTCCGGCTACGGCCGCTGGGGCGCGCTGAGCGCGGAGCCCGTGCTGTGGACGCTGCGCGGCGCGGGCGTGGACGTGGACGCGGTGCGCCCCATCGACGGCATGTGTCGCCTGCAAGGACGGCCGCTGCTGCTCGTCAACGGCGACGTGGACCCGGACGCGCCTTCCAAGCTCCAGGCCAGCCTCTTCCGCGCGGCCTGCGAGCCCAAGTCCCTGTGGGTCGTCCCGGGCGCGGGCCATGGCGAGTACTCCCGCGTGGCCCCCGAGGAGTACGCGCGCCGGCTGCGCGAGCACTTCGACCGGGCGCTGCTCGGCGCGAGCTGA
- a CDS encoding arginyltransferase, which translates to MARLLAHEVEAPRPCSYLPERQASLENLVMQDVSPEEYEHLLVRGWRRFGPVYFRPACADCHECVSLRVPVETFRPNRSQRRARAACAHLRVEVGRPRVDEERLALYRAWHAEREVSRDWEPSPLTGREYSLQFAFPHPSAREVAFYDDGPEDGPRLVALGICDETPHAWSAVYFFYDPAFAGLSLGTANVVFQVELARSRGIPHVYLGYRVQACASLRYKGLFRPHELLKTRPALDAPPAWAPADDAEE; encoded by the coding sequence ATGGCCCGCCTGCTGGCACATGAAGTCGAAGCCCCCCGCCCGTGCAGCTACCTGCCGGAGCGGCAGGCGTCGCTCGAGAACCTGGTGATGCAGGACGTGTCACCGGAGGAGTACGAGCACCTCCTGGTGCGTGGGTGGCGGCGCTTCGGCCCGGTGTACTTCCGTCCCGCGTGTGCCGACTGCCACGAGTGTGTCTCCCTGCGTGTCCCGGTGGAGACGTTCCGCCCCAACCGCAGCCAGCGCCGGGCCCGCGCCGCGTGCGCGCACCTGCGCGTGGAGGTGGGGCGGCCTCGCGTGGATGAGGAGCGGCTCGCGCTCTATCGCGCGTGGCATGCGGAGCGGGAGGTGTCGCGGGACTGGGAGCCCTCACCGTTGACGGGGCGGGAGTACTCGCTCCAGTTCGCCTTCCCGCATCCGTCCGCGCGCGAGGTGGCCTTCTACGACGACGGCCCGGAGGACGGCCCGCGGCTGGTGGCGCTGGGCATCTGCGACGAGACGCCGCACGCGTGGAGTGCGGTGTACTTCTTCTACGACCCGGCCTTCGCGGGGCTCTCGCTGGGCACGGCGAACGTGGTGTTCCAGGTGGAGCTGGCGCGCTCGCGCGGCATCCCCCACGTGTACCTGGGCTACCGCGTCCAGGCGTGCGCGTCGCTGCGCTACAAGGGCCTGTTCCGCCCTCATGAGCTGTTGAAGACGCGCCCCGCGCTGGATGCGCCTCCCGCGTGGGCGCCCGCGGACGACGCGGAGGAGTGA
- a CDS encoding OPT/YSL family transporter, translating to MAHPAQPLPSSEPPSSSAPASPDSVQPRFGWLPPIGSWKYHVLLSAVALLILGPLGGIAASYMNFSVGFFIGGQVLAGILGSAVTYGYGAEGKHGANYMQTMAASVASLCAMSVLIQAMVWMGMDMPPAWHLMLFVGCVGMFAVGVGMLYTPLLVDKLQLDYPSGFAVANILRALTDKRLLKASISKLGGGSLLGAGAAWLTEKVAFFAAISTSAATLGGGMIVGSRITVPAMVMAVLGAWQLPYLRELGWLGAQDPFRKVGFLIGLAMICGAAVVDLALLAGQALARIRARASAEESNEPAWKKVNMPRLLAWVVSWGAATLLVGTLVLGQPVVWLLFGLGLALLFVLINGISYGITDQNPISSAFVISIMLMSLMGLKNPLVALMAATILLISTSVGCDMQQDRSTGWRLGTNRNVQFRYQVMGVIMGAMLCVGLARVFMTAYPTLTINQLDNPNVPVGQWGSAMTYKLVGAIRDLGSLSDAKVKAMLYGLAIGFVIQVLRKVVNGHAGYKRYIKSSRAGFALGWTMDSIVLASPYALSFGGFVAFPAAMWFGAGGVIASVWNTVTKKLAPPASGSPAEGEALPEDMSTMSLVGGGLIAGESLFFLIAGLVGLASLLA from the coding sequence ATGGCACATCCCGCCCAGCCGCTCCCGTCCTCGGAGCCCCCTTCGTCCTCGGCTCCCGCGTCCCCCGACTCAGTGCAACCGCGCTTCGGCTGGCTGCCCCCCATCGGCTCGTGGAAATACCATGTGCTGCTCAGCGCCGTGGCGCTGCTCATCCTCGGCCCGCTGGGTGGCATCGCCGCCTCGTACATGAACTTCAGCGTGGGCTTCTTCATCGGCGGCCAGGTGCTCGCGGGCATCCTCGGCAGCGCCGTGACGTACGGCTACGGCGCGGAAGGCAAGCACGGCGCCAACTACATGCAGACGATGGCCGCGTCGGTGGCCTCGCTGTGCGCCATGTCCGTGCTCATCCAGGCCATGGTGTGGATGGGCATGGACATGCCCCCCGCGTGGCACCTGATGCTCTTCGTCGGCTGCGTGGGCATGTTCGCCGTGGGCGTGGGCATGCTCTACACGCCGCTGCTCGTCGACAAGCTCCAGCTCGACTACCCGTCCGGCTTCGCGGTGGCCAACATCCTGCGCGCGCTGACGGACAAGCGCCTGCTCAAGGCCTCCATCTCCAAGCTGGGAGGTGGCTCGCTCCTGGGCGCCGGCGCCGCGTGGCTGACGGAGAAGGTCGCGTTCTTCGCCGCCATCAGCACCAGCGCCGCCACGCTCGGCGGCGGCATGATTGTCGGCAGCCGCATCACCGTCCCCGCGATGGTGATGGCCGTGCTGGGCGCGTGGCAGTTGCCCTATCTGCGTGAACTCGGCTGGCTGGGGGCCCAGGACCCGTTCCGCAAGGTGGGCTTCCTCATCGGCCTCGCGATGATTTGCGGCGCGGCGGTGGTGGACCTCGCGCTGCTCGCGGGACAAGCCCTCGCGCGCATCCGCGCCCGGGCCAGCGCCGAGGAGAGCAACGAGCCGGCGTGGAAGAAGGTCAACATGCCCCGGCTCCTCGCCTGGGTGGTGAGCTGGGGCGCGGCGACGCTGCTCGTGGGCACGCTGGTGCTGGGTCAGCCGGTGGTCTGGCTCCTGTTCGGCCTGGGCCTGGCGCTGCTCTTCGTCCTCATCAACGGCATCTCCTACGGCATCACCGACCAGAACCCCATCTCCAGCGCGTTCGTCATCTCCATCATGCTCATGTCGCTGATGGGCCTGAAGAACCCGCTCGTCGCGCTGATGGCGGCCACCATCCTGCTCATCTCCACCTCCGTGGGCTGTGACATGCAGCAGGACCGCTCCACGGGCTGGCGCCTGGGCACCAACCGCAACGTCCAGTTCCGCTACCAGGTCATGGGCGTCATCATGGGCGCGATGCTGTGCGTGGGCCTTGCGCGCGTCTTCATGACGGCCTACCCCACCCTCACCATCAACCAGCTCGACAACCCCAACGTCCCCGTGGGCCAGTGGGGCTCCGCGATGACGTACAAGCTGGTGGGCGCCATCCGCGACCTGGGCTCGCTGTCCGACGCCAAGGTGAAGGCCATGCTCTACGGCCTCGCCATCGGCTTCGTCATCCAGGTGCTGCGCAAGGTGGTCAACGGGCACGCCGGCTACAAGCGCTACATCAAGAGCTCGCGCGCGGGCTTCGCGCTCGGGTGGACCATGGACTCCATCGTGCTGGCCAGCCCCTATGCGCTGTCCTTCGGCGGCTTCGTCGCCTTCCCCGCCGCGATGTGGTTCGGCGCGGGCGGTGTCATCGCCTCCGTGTGGAACACCGTCACGAAGAAGCTGGCCCCGCCCGCCTCGGGCAGCCCCGCCGAGGGTGAGGCGCTCCCCGAGGACATGAGCACCATGTCCCTGGTCGGCGGCGGACTCATCGCCGGCGAGTCCCTCTTCTTCCTCATCGCCGGACTGGTGGGCCTCGCGTCGCTGCTGGCCTGA
- the thrS gene encoding threonine--tRNA ligase, producing MLDEHDHRALGQRLDLFHLQEEAPGMVFWHPRGFQLYRLLEEHVRQRMRREGYLEVRSPQIYAQPLWERSGHWENFRENMFLIQDGARSLGVKPVNCPGHIEMVQRMAPSYRDLPLRLGEFGLVHRSEPGGALHGLFRLRQFTQDDGHIFCAPEQVVEEVVHFVRSLKEFYAGFGFDDVQVAFSDRPQARAGSDALWDQAEEWLAAAASQAGLAYKLQPGQGAFYGPKLEFVLKDRLGREWQCGTIQLDLVLPERFDLRYQDASGARVRPVMLHRALLGSLERFIGVLLEHHGGSLPAWLAPEQVVVAPIGQAAVDYAQRFASALRRAGCRVRVDVRDESLSRKVSDSHQAGVPWLAVVGAREVEAGSVRLRPRQGAQKDASWDEAVAELRAACGLDSDV from the coding sequence ATGCTCGACGAACACGACCACCGCGCCCTGGGCCAACGCCTGGACCTCTTCCACCTGCAGGAGGAGGCCCCCGGCATGGTCTTCTGGCACCCCCGAGGCTTCCAACTCTATCGCCTGCTGGAGGAACACGTCCGGCAGCGCATGCGGCGCGAGGGCTACCTCGAGGTCCGCTCGCCGCAGATCTACGCCCAGCCGCTGTGGGAGCGCAGCGGCCACTGGGAGAACTTCCGCGAGAACATGTTCCTCATCCAGGACGGCGCTCGCTCCCTGGGCGTGAAGCCCGTCAACTGCCCCGGCCACATCGAGATGGTGCAGCGCATGGCCCCCAGCTACAGGGACTTGCCGCTGCGGCTCGGTGAGTTCGGGCTGGTGCACCGCAGTGAGCCCGGAGGCGCGCTGCACGGCCTGTTCCGCCTGCGTCAGTTCACGCAAGACGACGGGCACATCTTCTGTGCCCCCGAGCAGGTGGTGGAGGAGGTCGTCCACTTCGTCCGCTCGCTGAAGGAGTTCTACGCGGGCTTCGGCTTCGATGACGTCCAGGTCGCCTTCTCCGACAGGCCCCAGGCCCGGGCGGGCAGCGATGCGTTGTGGGACCAGGCGGAGGAGTGGCTCGCCGCCGCCGCGAGCCAGGCCGGGCTGGCCTACAAGCTCCAGCCGGGCCAGGGCGCCTTCTACGGCCCCAAGCTGGAGTTCGTCCTCAAGGACAGGCTGGGGCGCGAGTGGCAGTGCGGGACGATTCAGCTCGACCTCGTCCTGCCCGAGCGCTTCGACCTGCGCTACCAGGACGCCTCCGGCGCGCGCGTGCGTCCGGTGATGCTTCACCGGGCGCTGCTCGGCAGCCTGGAGCGCTTCATCGGCGTGCTGCTGGAGCACCACGGGGGCTCGCTCCCCGCGTGGCTGGCTCCCGAGCAGGTGGTCGTGGCCCCCATCGGCCAGGCGGCGGTGGACTACGCGCAGCGCTTCGCCTCCGCGCTCCGGCGCGCGGGCTGCCGCGTCCGCGTGGACGTCCGCGACGAGTCGCTGTCCCGCAAGGTGTCGGACTCGCATCAAGCGGGAGTCCCGTGGCTCGCGGTGGTGGGAGCGCGTGAAGTCGAGGCGGGCTCGGTCCGCCTGCGTCCTCGCCAGGGCGCACAGAAGGACGCGTCGTGGGACGAAGCCGTCGCGGAGCTGCGAGCCGCGTGCGGACTCGACTCCGACGTTTGA